One stretch of Campylobacter sp. CCS1377 DNA includes these proteins:
- a CDS encoding NAD(P)-binding domain-containing protein yields MKHFDIIIVGAGPAGIGCAVEAKLANKEVLLLEKTNSICQTLVQYYKEGKRVDKAYKGCEGTNYGHIPFEDGTKESTIETFEKALKEHNIGVEFGSEVESIKQESDHFIVNTSKESYTCKNIIVAIGRMGKPNKPDYKLPLTLTKIINFNANSVLGQEKIIVVGGGNSAAEYAVDLAKNNEITLCYRKDKFTRLNDINLNDVENGAKNGDFKLKLGIDITSVEDENSKAKLHFSDGSSEIYDRVIYAIGGSTPLDFLQKCGIEVDEKGVPVFDEHKQSNVSRIFVAGDIATKNGASIVTGLNDAVAIMKYINS; encoded by the coding sequence ATGAAACATTTTGATATTATCATCGTTGGTGCTGGACCTGCGGGAATTGGTTGTGCCGTAGAAGCTAAACTTGCCAATAAAGAAGTTTTGTTGTTAGAAAAAACAAATTCAATTTGTCAAACTTTAGTGCAATATTACAAAGAAGGCAAAAGAGTTGATAAAGCTTATAAGGGTTGCGAGGGGACTAATTATGGTCATATTCCTTTTGAAGATGGAACAAAAGAAAGTACGATAGAAACTTTTGAAAAAGCTTTAAAAGAGCATAATATCGGTGTTGAATTTGGTAGCGAAGTAGAAAGCATTAAACAAGAAAGCGATCATTTTATTGTTAATACTTCCAAAGAAAGCTATACTTGTAAAAATATCATTGTAGCTATAGGTAGAATGGGAAAACCTAATAAGCCTGATTATAAACTTCCTTTAACGCTGACTAAAATCATTAATTTCAACGCCAACTCAGTCTTAGGTCAAGAAAAAATCATCGTTGTGGGTGGCGGAAATTCAGCAGCTGAGTATGCTGTAGATCTTGCAAAAAATAATGAAATAACACTTTGTTACAGAAAAGATAAATTCACAAGATTAAACGATATCAATCTTAACGATGTTGAAAATGGTGCTAAAAATGGAGATTTTAAACTAAAACTTGGCATTGATATCACAAGTGTTGAGGATGAAAATAGTAAAGCTAAACTTCATTTTAGCGATGGAAGTAGCGAAATTTATGATAGAGTTATTTACGCTATTGGAGGTTCAACTCCTCTTGATTTCTTGCAAAAATGCGGTATAGAAGTTGATGAAAAAGGTGTTCCTGTTTTTGATGAGCACAAACAAAGCAATGTCAGCAGGATTTTTGTTGCTGGGGATATTGCTACAAAAAATGGCGCTAGTATTGTTACAGGTTTAAATGACGCTGTGGCCATAATGAAATATATTAATTCTTAA
- a CDS encoding YggS family pyridoxal phosphate-dependent enzyme — MHLEQILEKTKNIRIVAASKYVNADKIKELNAKGLMEFGENQVQALTQKKEILDQENLNIKWHFIGTLQSNKINLLIKQRPILWQSCNGLKIALAMDKRLDYKLDTLLEINAANEESKSGIDVSRAIDEYLQIQNSCKNLNLCGIMSIGSHSDDEKEIIKSFEKTYQIYEKLQKYGAKICSMGMSSDFELAIKCGSNMVRLGSILFKN, encoded by the coding sequence ATGCATTTAGAACAAATTTTAGAAAAAACAAAAAATATAAGAATCGTTGCAGCAAGTAAATATGTCAATGCGGATAAAATCAAAGAATTAAACGCAAAAGGCTTGATGGAATTTGGAGAAAATCAAGTTCAAGCCTTGACTCAAAAAAAAGAAATCTTAGATCAAGAAAATTTAAATATCAAATGGCATTTTATCGGAACTTTACAAAGCAATAAAATCAATCTCTTAATCAAACAGCGTCCCATTTTATGGCAGTCTTGCAATGGATTAAAAATCGCTTTGGCTATGGATAAAAGACTAGATTATAAACTTGATACTTTGCTTGAAATTAATGCTGCTAATGAAGAAAGTAAAAGCGGCATTGATGTCTCGCGTGCTATTGATGAATATTTACAAATTCAAAATTCATGCAAAAATCTAAATCTATGTGGAATTATGAGTATAGGCTCACACAGCGATGATGAGAAAGAAATCATCAAAAGCTTTGAAAAAACTTATCAAATTTATGAAAAACTACAAAAATACGGTGCGAAAATTTGCTCTATGGGAATGAGTTCAGACTTTGAACTTGCTATAAAATGTGGATCTAATATGGTGCGTTTAGGGAGTATATTATTTAAAAATTAA
- the flaC gene encoding flagellin C, with protein MKINNSTAMQQNYYLNNAQKSSEKALENISAMRAISGVDSANLGIADFLRSQASTIDQGVANAYDAIGVLQIADASLSNISQSANRLNELSVKMNNAALNDNQKSMIQSEATRLQESINDAFNNATYNGKNVFQTMNFVVGSGTQTTNLNPLSADGLDINNQESITQFIDQVNALRGEIGGGINVLTSNINSSVQNSINTKAAENNLLNNDMAKNMNDLNSNYLKENAASFILAQSNMQLQSKIANLLDF; from the coding sequence ATGAAAATTAACAACTCTACAGCAATGCAGCAAAATTATTATTTAAATAATGCACAAAAGTCTAGCGAAAAAGCTTTAGAAAATATTTCTGCTATGCGCGCTATTAGCGGTGTTGATAGTGCGAATTTAGGCATTGCAGATTTTTTAAGATCTCAAGCTAGCACCATTGATCAAGGCGTAGCAAATGCCTATGATGCAATCGGTGTTTTACAAATTGCTGATGCAAGTTTGTCAAATATTTCCCAAAGTGCCAATAGGCTAAATGAACTTTCGGTAAAAATGAATAACGCAGCCTTAAATGATAATCAAAAAAGTATGATACAAAGTGAAGCTACAAGACTTCAAGAGTCTATTAATGATGCTTTTAACAATGCAACTTATAATGGAAAAAATGTGTTTCAGACTATGAATTTCGTTGTAGGAAGTGGAACTCAAACGACAAATCTAAATCCTTTGTCTGCAGATGGACTTGATATAAATAATCAAGAAAGCATTACGCAATTTATAGATCAAGTTAATGCTTTAAGAGGAGAGATTGGTGGGGGTATTAATGTGCTAACATCCAACATTAATTCTAGCGTGCAAAATAGTATCAATACCAAAGCAGCTGAAAATAACTTGCTAAATAACGACATGGCAAAAAATATGAATGATTTAAATTCAAACTATTTAAAAGAAAATGCAGCAAGTTTTATCTTAGCTCAATCAAATATGCAACTTCAAAGCAAAATTGCTAATTTATTGGATTTTTAA
- a CDS encoding DUF4149 domain-containing protein — translation MKAVNLLLLAMMIGIELCVGIMVAPVIFYPQEFLGEGVLTQFQSGILMTQIFIKFGYILLGVSVINTIFALFSKELCSFSVRISKILLALIILVLSAVFVFYFTDYIVKAQELGEVATQNAEFAGIHSASEVVIKIMVVAQAFLFFLSFKTAKKI, via the coding sequence ATGAAAGCTGTGAATTTATTATTATTAGCGATGATGATAGGTATAGAACTTTGTGTTGGTATTATGGTTGCACCTGTAATTTTTTATCCGCAAGAATTTTTGGGAGAAGGAGTTTTAACTCAGTTTCAAAGCGGTATTTTAATGACACAAATTTTTATTAAATTTGGTTATATTTTGCTGGGCGTGAGTGTGATTAATACTATTTTTGCCTTATTTTCAAAAGAGCTTTGTTCTTTTAGTGTGAGAATTTCAAAGATTTTACTTGCCTTAATTATTTTGGTTTTAAGTGCGGTTTTTGTATTTTATTTTACAGATTATATTGTCAAAGCTCAGGAATTAGGTGAAGTTGCAACACAAAATGCCGAGTTTGCAGGTATTCACTCGGCAAGCGAAGTAGTGATAAAAATCATGGTTGTGGCTCAAGCGTTTTTATTTTTCTTAAGTTTTAAAACAGCTAAAAAAATATAA
- the metE gene encoding 5-methyltetrahydropteroyltriglutamate--homocysteine S-methyltransferase, translated as MKNSVIGYPRIGAFRELKFEVEKYFLKQSSQEELIALSKDLKEKHWQDLKSANIDFIPCNDFSFYDNTLDTAVLFNVVAQRYKALKLNHLDEYFAQARGYQGKFGDEKALAMKKWFNTNYHYIEPECDDAEVIDLVGDKIFKDFIEAKNLNINPKPVIHGIFTFFKLIRFKDEDTKQKAKEKLLQAYIKLLNRFNDLEATWLSFDEPCLVFDLNKQELKLFNDFYQELLKHKGGIKILIQSYFGDIRDAYESVLKLDIDGLGLDFIEGDYNINLLENFGFHRNKILFAGIINGRNIYKNNYKKTIDLIHKIKNYAPNIVLSTSCSLLHVPYSIQNENKLDEKYLNHFAFAKEKLQELNELKILLTSKDFNKEKFFIQNQILLANSLNKNNLKVQESIKTLSKEKCIREPEFKERKILQQSILKLPILPTTTIGSFPQTKEVRSNRLAFKQNKINIDTYTSFNRNKIKECIKIQEEIGLDVLVHGEFERNDMVEYFGENLEGFLFTQNAWVQSYGTRCVKPPIIWGDVSRKKTITVEYAKFAQSQSQKIVKGMLTGPVTILNWSFPREDISLRESALQIALAIQEEVLDLENAGIKIIQIDEAALREKLPLRKSKWHTYLEWAILAFNVTHYKVKAQTQIHTHMCYSEFSDIIKEINAMDADVISFEASRSNLDLLNALKAVNFKTDIGPGVYDIHSPRIPSIDELKNVIKKILNKFEKEKIWINPDCGLKTRNYEEVVASLKNLVQASLELRKELQNE; from the coding sequence ATGAAAAATTCAGTTATTGGATATCCAAGAATAGGTGCTTTTCGAGAATTAAAATTTGAAGTTGAAAAGTATTTTTTAAAACAAAGCTCACAAGAAGAGCTTATCGCTTTAAGCAAGGATTTAAAAGAAAAACATTGGCAAGATCTAAAATCGGCAAATATTGATTTTATACCTTGTAATGATTTTTCTTTTTATGACAACACACTCGATACTGCCGTGCTGTTTAATGTAGTTGCTCAACGATATAAGGCCTTAAAACTAAATCATTTAGATGAATATTTCGCGCAAGCTAGAGGCTATCAAGGAAAATTTGGCGATGAGAAAGCTTTGGCAATGAAAAAATGGTTTAACACAAATTACCATTACATCGAGCCAGAATGTGATGATGCAGAAGTTATTGATTTAGTTGGAGATAAAATTTTTAAGGATTTCATCGAAGCAAAAAATTTAAATATCAACCCAAAACCCGTAATTCATGGAATTTTTACTTTCTTTAAACTCATTCGTTTTAAAGATGAAGATACCAAACAAAAAGCTAAAGAAAAGCTACTTCAAGCTTACATAAAACTTTTAAATCGCTTCAATGATTTAGAGGCTACTTGGCTTAGTTTTGATGAACCTTGTTTGGTATTTGATTTAAACAAGCAAGAATTAAAACTTTTTAATGATTTTTATCAAGAATTACTCAAACATAAAGGTGGGATTAAAATTCTTATTCAAAGTTATTTTGGTGATATAAGAGATGCTTATGAAAGTGTTTTAAAGCTTGATATTGATGGTTTGGGGCTTGATTTTATCGAAGGAGATTATAATATAAATTTGCTAGAAAATTTTGGTTTTCATAGGAACAAAATTCTTTTTGCAGGAATTATTAATGGTCGCAATATTTATAAAAATAATTATAAAAAAACCATTGATTTAATCCATAAAATCAAAAATTATGCTCCAAATATAGTCCTTAGTACAAGTTGTTCGCTTTTGCATGTCCCTTATAGTATACAAAATGAAAACAAACTGGATGAAAAATATCTCAATCATTTTGCTTTTGCTAAGGAAAAATTGCAAGAATTAAATGAACTGAAAATATTATTAACTTCTAAAGATTTCAATAAAGAAAAATTTTTCATTCAAAATCAAATTTTACTTGCTAATAGCTTAAATAAAAACAATCTCAAAGTTCAAGAAAGCATTAAAACTCTAAGCAAAGAAAAATGTATCAGAGAACCTGAATTTAAAGAAAGAAAAATTCTGCAGCAAAGTATATTAAAACTTCCTATACTTCCAACAACCACCATAGGTTCTTTTCCACAAACCAAGGAAGTGCGTTCTAATCGTCTTGCTTTTAAACAAAATAAAATAAATATTGATACTTATACAAGTTTTAATCGAAACAAAATTAAAGAATGTATTAAAATTCAAGAAGAAATAGGACTTGATGTTTTGGTGCATGGAGAATTTGAACGCAATGATATGGTGGAATATTTTGGTGAGAATTTAGAAGGCTTTTTATTCACTCAAAATGCTTGGGTACAAAGTTATGGCACAAGGTGTGTAAAACCTCCTATTATTTGGGGTGATGTGAGTCGCAAAAAAACCATTACTGTAGAATATGCCAAATTCGCTCAAAGTCAAAGCCAAAAAATCGTCAAAGGAATGCTAACAGGACCAGTAACTATACTAAATTGGTCTTTTCCAAGAGAAGATATTAGTCTAAGAGAAAGTGCTTTGCAAATCGCATTAGCTATACAAGAAGAGGTTTTGGATCTTGAAAATGCAGGTATTAAAATCATACAAATTGATGAAGCGGCTTTAAGAGAAAAATTGCCTCTAAGAAAAAGTAAATGGCACACTTACTTAGAATGGGCAATTTTAGCTTTTAATGTGACTCATTATAAAGTAAAAGCCCAAACTCAAATTCATACACATATGTGTTATAGTGAATTTAGCGATATTATTAAAGAAATTAATGCAATGGATGCGGATGTGATTTCTTTCGAGGCCTCAAGATCAAATCTTGACTTGCTAAATGCACTAAAAGCAGTGAATTTCAAAACCGACATTGGACCTGGGGTTTATGATATCCATAGTCCAAGAATTCCAAGTATTGATGAATTAAAAAATGTGATAAAAAAAATCTTAAATAAATTTGAGAAAGAAAAAATTTGGATCAATCCTGATTGTGGTTTAAAAACAAGAAATTATGAAGAAGTAGTCGCTAGTCTTAAAAATTTAGTTCAAGCAAGTCTTGAGCTTAGAAAGGAGTTGCAAAATGAATAA
- the metF gene encoding methylenetetrahydrofolate reductase [NAD(P)H], with amino-acid sequence MNKNTSFSFELFPPRVNEELRNIDEILENLKDLNADFISVTFGAGGSKKSNFTLDIAQLIEQKYQTKSIVHLPCIHFSKEEIAKFLTHCKDRNLKNILALRGDMSKDLKASKDFSYASDLVEFIKQNGDFNIFGACYPETHNESKNCIEDIHNLKIKVDKGADKLITQLFFDNNDFYNFKQNCALSGIKAPIYAGIMPITNKRQILKITQLCGAKLPPKFLKILEKYKHNDKALADAGIAYAVDQIVDLITNGVDGIHLYIMNKAYVARRIYEATYSLFYDKIGA; translated from the coding sequence ATGAATAAAAACACTAGTTTTTCTTTCGAACTTTTCCCGCCAAGAGTCAATGAAGAACTTCGCAATATCGATGAAATTTTAGAAAATCTCAAGGACTTAAACGCTGATTTTATCAGCGTTACCTTCGGAGCGGGAGGAAGTAAAAAATCAAATTTTACTTTGGATATAGCACAGCTAATAGAACAAAAATATCAAACCAAAAGCATAGTGCATCTTCCATGTATCCATTTTAGCAAAGAGGAAATTGCTAAATTTTTAACCCATTGCAAGGATAGGAATTTAAAAAATATTCTCGCACTAAGGGGTGACATGAGTAAAGATTTAAAAGCGAGTAAAGATTTTTCTTACGCTAGCGATTTGGTCGAATTCATTAAACAAAATGGAGATTTTAATATCTTTGGCGCTTGTTATCCAGAAACCCATAATGAATCTAAAAATTGCATTGAAGATATACATAATCTTAAAATAAAAGTTGATAAAGGTGCTGACAAGCTCATCACTCAACTATTTTTTGATAACAATGATTTTTATAATTTCAAACAAAACTGTGCATTATCTGGAATTAAAGCACCAATTTATGCAGGCATTATGCCAATTACCAATAAAAGGCAAATTCTAAAAATCACTCAACTTTGTGGAGCAAAACTGCCACCAAAATTCTTAAAAATTCTAGAAAAATACAAACACAACGACAAAGCTTTAGCAGATGCTGGGATTGCCTATGCAGTTGATCAAATTGTGGATTTAATTACAAACGGAGTAGATGGAATTCATCTTTACATCATGAATAAAGCCTATGTTGCCAGAAGGATTTATGAAGCAACATATTCTTTGTTCTATGATAAAATCGGTGCTTAG
- a CDS encoding M20 family metallopeptidase: MQQVIKDLTQKYYPKIKELRHQIHMYPELEFEEENTAKLVCEILDEFGIKYQRNIAKTGILAIIEGKKTSDKKPKCVLLRADMDALPVQEKTGLSYASKIDGKMHACGHDGHTAGLLGAALILNELKEYFSGSVKFMFQPAEEGSGGAKPMIEAGVLKNPCVDAVFGCHLWGPLLENTAQIVDGEMMAGVDVFELEFVGHGGHGAHPHTTIDPIVMAAKFITDVQCIVSRKLKPVDAGVVTIGKIEAGTTFNVIPQNAILQGTVRFLSDENQKLMQSSIENIAKAVALAFGGEYRLDYKREYPPLINDKNAANIARKAFAKVLGEQNIINTAKPDMGAEDFAFLTRERMGAYVFVGISKDLKNPTLHHSSTFCWDDENLKVLMQGDAMMALEFLNS; encoded by the coding sequence ATGCAGCAAGTAATTAAAGATTTAACACAAAAATACTATCCTAAAATCAAAGAACTAAGACATCAAATTCATATGTATCCTGAGCTTGAATTTGAAGAAGAAAATACAGCAAAATTGGTGTGTGAAATTTTAGATGAATTTGGTATAAAATATCAAAGAAATATAGCAAAAACTGGAATTTTAGCAATCATAGAAGGCAAAAAGACAAGTGATAAAAAGCCAAAATGTGTGCTTTTGAGAGCAGATATGGATGCTTTACCTGTGCAAGAAAAAACCGGACTTTCATACGCTTCAAAAATCGATGGGAAAATGCACGCTTGCGGGCATGATGGACATACGGCTGGACTTTTGGGGGCTGCTTTGATATTAAATGAATTAAAAGAGTATTTTAGTGGAAGTGTTAAATTTATGTTTCAACCCGCTGAAGAAGGAAGTGGGGGTGCAAAGCCTATGATAGAAGCAGGGGTACTTAAAAATCCTTGCGTAGATGCAGTTTTTGGTTGTCATTTATGGGGTCCTTTGCTTGAAAATACTGCTCAAATTGTAGATGGCGAGATGATGGCAGGGGTTGATGTTTTTGAGCTTGAATTTGTCGGTCATGGTGGGCATGGAGCGCATCCGCATACGACTATTGATCCTATTGTAATGGCGGCAAAATTCATCACTGATGTTCAATGCATTGTTTCAAGGAAATTAAAACCTGTGGATGCAGGAGTAGTTACTATAGGAAAAATTGAAGCAGGGACAACCTTTAATGTGATACCGCAAAATGCCATATTGCAAGGAACGGTGCGTTTTTTAAGCGATGAAAATCAAAAATTAATGCAAAGCTCAATAGAAAACATTGCCAAAGCTGTTGCATTAGCATTTGGTGGAGAATATAGACTTGATTATAAAAGAGAATATCCGCCTTTAATTAATGATAAAAATGCTGCAAATATAGCCAGAAAAGCTTTTGCTAAAGTTTTAGGTGAGCAAAATATTATTAACACAGCTAAGCCTGATATGGGCGCTGAAGATTTTGCTTTTTTAACGCGCGAAAGAATGGGAGCTTATGTTTTTGTAGGAATTTCAAAGGACTTAAAAAATCCCACCTTACATCATAGTTCTACCTTTTGTTGGGATGATGAGAATTTAAAGGTTTTGATGCAAGGTGATGCGATGATGGCTTTGGAATTTTTAAATTCCTAA
- the ppk2 gene encoding polyphosphate kinase 2, which produces MDAMTLEQVKEEKGCTYIKVKKSLIEYEKELQMLQIELLKFQNYVKKEGLKVLIIVEGRDASGKGGSIKRLVEHLNPRGCRVVALEKPSEVERTQWYFQRYVAHLPSAGEIVIFDRSWYNRAGVEPVMGFCTPKEHERFLKEVPLFEEMVVKSGIIFFKFYFSISKAEQEKRFEARKNDPLKQYKLSPVDKKSQELWDEYTKAKYTMLLASDTLLCPWTIIATDNKKQARLNIFKYILSHVDYPDKKRFKKLAFDPKIVRNGKEEVERMKIKMEQNANAASN; this is translated from the coding sequence ATATTAAGGTTAAAAAAAGTCTTATTGAATACGAGAAAGAATTGCAAATGCTTCAAATTGAGCTTTTGAAATTTCAAAATTATGTAAAAAAAGAAGGATTAAAGGTTTTAATCATAGTCGAAGGACGCGATGCGTCGGGTAAAGGTGGTTCAATTAAAAGATTGGTTGAGCATTTAAATCCAAGAGGGTGTCGTGTGGTAGCACTTGAAAAGCCTAGTGAAGTTGAAAGGACACAGTGGTATTTTCAACGCTATGTAGCACATTTGCCAAGCGCTGGCGAGATAGTGATTTTTGATAGATCGTGGTATAACCGTGCAGGAGTAGAGCCTGTGATGGGTTTTTGCACTCCAAAAGAGCACGAGCGTTTTTTAAAAGAAGTGCCTTTGTTTGAGGAAATGGTAGTAAAAAGTGGAATTATTTTTTTCAAATTTTATTTTTCTATTTCCAAAGCTGAGCAAGAAAAGCGTTTTGAGGCAAGAAAAAATGATCCTTTAAAACAATACAAGCTTTCGCCAGTAGATAAAAAATCTCAAGAATTATGGGATGAATATACAAAGGCAAAATACACTATGCTCCTTGCCTCAGATACACTTTTGTGCCCTTGGACTATCATTGCAACGGATAATAAAAAACAAGCAAGGCTTAATATTTTTAAATACATTTTATCTCATGTGGATTATCCAGATAAAAAGCGCTTTAAAAAACTTGCTTTTGATCCAAAGATTGTGAGAAATGGCAAGGAAGAGGTTGAAAGAATGAAAATTAAAATGGAGCAAAATGCTAATGCAGCAAGTAATTAA